Below is a genomic region from Fusobacterium nucleatum.
GACTTTTCTTTGGATTGAATTAGGTTTACAGACAATAAATGATGAAGTAGCTAAATATTTTAATCGTTCCTATGAAACAAAGATTTATGAAGAAGCCTCACAAAAATTAAATAAGTTAAATATAAAATTTGTTACACATATAATAATTGGTTTACCAAAAGAAAAAAAAGACGACTATTTAAAAACAGCTATTTTTTCACAAAATTGTGGAACTTGGGGGCTAAAACTTCATCTTATGTATGTTGTTAAAAACACTCCATTAGAAAAACTCTATCAAAGTGGAAATTTAAAAATTTATACTAAAGAAGAGTATATTGATAAGATAGTAAATATTTTAGAAAATATTTCTTCTGAAATAGTTATTCATAGAATGACTGGAGATGGAGATAGAGAAACATTAATTGCTCCACTATGGAGTATTAAAAAGATAGATGTTTTAAACTCAATACATAAAGAATTAAAAAGGCGAAATACTTATCAAGGGAGACTATATATAAAATAATAAATGGAGGAAAAAATGAGATTTATTGTAACTGCTAATAAAAGAGCTGCTGACTGGGGAGCTGTTTATATTGCAAAAAAAATTAAAGAATTTAACCCTAGTCCTGAGAAAAAATTTGTATTAGGTTTACCAACTGGTAGTACACCATTACAAATGTATAAAAAATTGATACAATTTAATAAAGAAGGGATTATTAGCTTTAAAAATGTAATTACCTTTAATATGGATGAATATGTTGGACT
It encodes:
- a CDS encoding TIGR01212 family radical SAM protein (This family includes YhcC from E. coli K-12, an uncharacterized radical SAM protein.): MIRKIYTLNDFLKEKFNEKIYKVSLDGGFTCPNRDGKFSKGGCIFCSENGSGDFTSGKLKSIHQQIDEQIELVSKKYKGNKYIAYFQNFTNTYANIDYLKKIYEEALSHKDIVGLAIATRPDCLEDDVLKLLDELNKKTFLWIELGLQTINDEVAKYFNRSYETKIYEEASQKLNKLNIKFVTHIIIGLPKEKKDDYLKTAIFSQNCGTWGLKLHLMYVVKNTPLEKLYQSGNLKIYTKEEYIDKIVNILENISSEIVIHRMTGDGDRETLIAPLWSIKKIDVLNSIHKELKRRNTYQGRLYIK